From the Rhea pennata isolate bPtePen1 chromosome 1, bPtePen1.pri, whole genome shotgun sequence genome, the window GTGAAAGGAAGGTAAGAGTATATTTGGAAAATGGTACCTCTCAGGTGAGGTTATTGTGAGATGGGGTGTGGTCCAGTGGTGGGAGGGCCCTAATATCATGTTTCTTAATCTTGATGACTGGAGATGACTACTGAGATTTTTTGGGGGCCCAAACTACAGAATTAGATGACCTGACAATCTCACCCCTCTCTGTGTCAGAGAGGCAGGACgtctttttccctcttcctgctgcaAGAGGGCAGGGGTTGGAAAACGAGACTTCCTAAGTGATgttcagcagcaggaggcaaaTGGAAAGCTCCCTGCAATTATCTTTGTGAACAATCTTGCCTTCCTTAACatggaagggggaaggggggaggcaCAGCTCTGTATGTTTGTCTGGCCCTTGAGCCTCCACCTGACCTCCCAAGGGTATGCAGTAATTAGATGTATATGCTATATGGGAGGGTCTTCCATTAGGCAGAACTGGGCAGACCAGCTTCCCTTATGTGCAAGCCATATTGGTGGGAATATCTCCATGAAGAAAACCTTGCCAGCACAAAGGGTGGCTTTGGTGCGAGGATGGAGCATGTCCTAGATGTGCGAGCTGGGCTAAGCTGAGGGATTGGAGAGGTCCTCctatttctgtgtgtgtggtACTGCAGTCACATGAGAGAGGAGAGTACTGGTACAGGTTGGGGGAGGGGGCCTCTGTGAAGCAGGAGAAGGCCTTGCTGCCCACCAGGCACCTCAGGAGTGGGTCAGTGTCATTTCTCTGGTGGGGGCGAGAGGCAGGAATGCGAGCCGGATTCCAGAGCTTGCTCCAGCTGGCTTGTGCTGCCAGCCTGGGAGCATTGCATGTGGCCTACTGCCTCTTTCGGAGCAGAGACAGCTCCCTGTGGTGCTTTGTCCCAGCATGACTGTCTCAGAGCCCACTCCTTActgcctctccagggctgagttTTACATAGGGGGGAATGAACCCTGTGTCTTCAGTCTCTCTGTCTGCTCTCTGTTTATCACCTCTCCCTTTCCCGAGCAAAGTGTTTGCTTGCCTGAAGGATGTAGGATGGGGTAGAAAGGGATTTGGGGTTTCTTTGGCATATTGGAAAGTTCCTTTGGCATCTAACAACAACAAGGCCAGGAGGGGGAAGGGCTGCGAGCATCTTTCTCTCCCTGCCACAACACCCAGTGCTGTGATGCAGTGCAGAGTGGGTCTTCACCTGCCCACCAGGGCACCgactcagccctgaggagccCTCTGGGAGATGGACTACCCTCTTCCATCCCTACCCACCCCCTTTGCTGCACCCCAGTGCCCTCAGCTTGGTGCGTCTCCAGAGGAGCATGACTCAGCCAGGAGTTTGCCCATTGACTCTGTTGTCAGCTCCCTTATGGAGCTGGCATCTGAGGGAAGGGGATGGGGAGAAGATTGAAGACCATGGCACCAGTGTCTTTGGACAGGGGCTGTGGTGGGAGGGAAGGTTGTTCACACCTTGACTTCATcgtcctcttcctcctcaccaGCGTACTCGAAGGAATTGCTGCGGCCGTCCTGGGTGCCAACATCCCCCTCCTGCAGGCTTGAGAGttcattctcttcctcttcctcctcctcttcctcttcttggtTCCATGGGCCCTCCAGGGACTGGCTCTCTGTTGTCACTTGTGACCgccatgagctgctgctggggctctCCCAGAAAGCCTGCATCTGGGCCTGTTGGACACCCTCGTCCTTTTCCTCTGAGCTACGTGGGGTGCTTGTCCCACCATAATGGCGAGCCAGGACCTGGGCTGCCCGGTCAAACTCTCCTGCCTCTATAGTGCAGTCATTCCAGTGTCCCTGCCACAGAGTCCCTCTGGACACTGCCCCTGacccctctgccagccctgAAGCCCAACCAGAGCCCCTAACTTTGGCAGAGTCCTCTCCTATGTGCTCAAGAGCATGTGCTTCTCCATTCGCATGTACAGTCAGTCCTAGCAATGAGCCAGCCTCAGACAGGTTAGTTTGCCCAGAGTGGTCCCAGAAGCTGGATGCTGCCTTCCCCTCTCCATGGGCTATGCCTGATCCCAGAGAGACTCTGTCCTCCGTCCCCTTGCCAGACAAGAGAACGTGTCCACCAGGCAGGTCTTGGCCATCATCCCCTGCCTCATTTCCATTAGTTTCAGAGAAGCTCATCACCTGGAGG encodes:
- the CDC42EP1 gene encoding cdc42 effector protein 1; its protein translation is MSLGKLPVISWVSGSHGKRRLKSELTPDMISPPLGDFRHTMHVGRGGDVFGDTSFLSNHGGTDTAKANNFFTRTLRHVRRTPLRSRGSGSQAEISPAPPAVSPIIKNAVSLPQLNEGMYDGGSNGGGSLTSKFSFKSASNSFSKTHQAYGLESGFCTIPRVPRLEKAQENTYPAETELTRSDSLLSFRLDLGPSLMSELLQVMSFSETNGNEAGDDGQDLPGGHVLLSGKGTEDRVSLGSGIAHGEGKAASSFWDHSGQTNLSEAGSLLGLTVHANGEAHALEHIGEDSAKVRGSGWASGLAEGSGAVSRGTLWQGHWNDCTIEAGEFDRAAQVLARHYGGTSTPRSSEEKDEGVQQAQMQAFWESPSSSSWRSQVTTESQSLEGPWNQEEEEEEEEEENELSSLQEGDVGTQDGRSNSFEYAGEEEEDDEVKV